In the genome of Bosea sp. BIWAKO-01, the window CCGCGCCCGGATCCGACTACGATACGGTCCGGCGCATCCTGGCCTACATCACGGAGAACTGGCGCGAGCAGCCGACGATCGAGGCGATCGCGGACGCGGCCGGCGCGACGCCGACCGACGTGCACCATCTCTTCCGGCGCTGGTGTGGGCTCACCCCCAAGGCCTTTCTTCAGGCGATCACGCTTGACCATGCCAAGGGCCTGCTCGGGTCGTCGGCCAGCGTGCTCGACACGGCGCTGGAGGTTGGGCTCTCGGGCCCCGGTCGACTGCATGACCTCTTCGTCACGCATGAGGCGATGTCGCCGGGCGAGTGGAAGAGCGGTGGCGAGGGCCTGCGTCTCTCCTACGGCTTCCATGAGTCGCCCTTCGGCGAAGCGCTGATCGTGGTGACGGAACGCGGGCTTGCAGGACTCGGCTGGGTCTCGACCAGCGTCGATGGCGGCAAGGTCGTTGGCGGCCGGGCCGAGGCGCTGGCCGACATGATGCGGCGCTGGCCACATGCCGACTACCGCTTCGACCCGGCCTCGACCCGCGCCTATGCCGGCCGGATCTTCGACCCGAAGGCCTGGGCCGCCGAGACGCCATTGCGTGTCGTGCTGATCGGCACCGATTTCGAGGTGCGTGTCTGGGAGACCTTGCTGAAGATCCCGGTGGGCAGAGCGACGACCTATGGCGATGTCGCCTGCCATCTCGGCCGGCCAACGGCGGCGCGGGCAGTGGGCATGGCGGTCGGTAAGAATCCGATCTCCTTCGTCGTGCCCTGCCATCGCGTCATCGGAAAGTCCGGGGCGCTGACCGGCTATCACTGGGGCCTGACGCGCAAGCGCGCCATCCTCGGCTGGGAGGCAGGCCAGACCGGCGGGGTGACGGCCTGAGAGGCCATCGCCCTTACGCCTTCAGATACATGTCCCAGCAGGGCGCCAGCGCGACCAGCCGGCGCCCTTTCAGGGCTTCCGAGAAATGCGTGGCGATGGTTTCGCGCGCCGTCGTCAGAGGGCATTTCGGGACCAGGATGGCGTCGACCTGATTCAGGCTTTCCAGCGTTGGCGGATCGATCTCCGGCGTGGTTCGGCCGGGATCGACACCGATCGGCACGCCTCTCGGCGGCCTGCGGTTGAGCAGCTGGTTGAACGGATCGGTGAAATCGAGCGTGAAGAGACTGTCGAGCCGGCGCCCATTTGCCGCTTCCCAGGCGCGGATCGCCGTGATGCCCTGCTGCACTTCGAGCAGCCAGGTCGCCTGATAGTCGATCTCCGAATAGAGGATGTAGGAGGGCAGCTCGCCGCGCTCGGCAAGATCGCGATAGCCCGCCTGCTGCGCCGCATAATGTGCGAGCATGATCACCGCACGCTCGGCGATGTCGGGCTTGACGCTGACCCGACCGAGCGGGCCGAGATCGGGCACGGCAAGCGCCTTGTAGTTCACCGCGCCGATGACGGCGCGCGCGCTGCGCTCGACGAAGATCAAGGCCGATGGCAGCGCAACCATCAGGACCAGCACCGTCACGATCCTGCCGAGCCGATCGGTGCGACCACCCCATTCCACCAGGATCAGCAGGAGGACGGGCCAGAGCCCGATGAATTCGAGCGAGCCCGTGTTCTGTGTCTCGAACAGGGTCAGCGCCAGCAGAACCGCGGCGAACCATCCAAGCGGCGAGGCCAGGAGCCGGTGCAATCGGACCCAGGAAAGCCTGCCGCCCTCCAGCCAGACAGCATAGGCCAGGGCGGCAAGCAGCAGCAGGCTCGGCCCGACGACATTGAACTTCACCGAGGCGACGGTGAGAAAGCGCGGCAGCAAGGCGCCGGTGTTCAGGCCGAGCAGGGTCAGGATGTCATCGACATAGGCGCGCACGATGCCGGTCACGAAATCGAGCGGCGCGAGCACGGCAATGACCAACGCCGCGGCGACAGATGCGTCGCGCAGGCGCATCCGTCCGGCCAGAACCGCATAGCCGACGAGGAACGTCCCCGACACCGCGCCCGTGACCTTGACCAGGAACAGCGCGAGCATCAGCAGGACGACAAGCCCGACCTGGAGCCGGCGCGCATCGACGAAGAGCAGCACCGTCACAAGCAGGTAGAGCAGCAGGCTGATATGCCGGTTGTAGTGGCCGAAGCCATCGAAGCCCGGCATCGGATACAGGCTGTGCAGGTTGATCGGCAGCGACGCGAACAACAGGAAGGGCAGCAGCAGGGCCAGAGCCTGGCCACGCGAGCGCTGCCCGACATGGGCGACGATCAGCGCCATCATCGGCAAGGCGACCGGCAATACGCCCCAGTTGGCCAGAAGCATCGGCTGGGCCTGCGGGAAGAGGGCGTGGAGCCACGTCACGAGATAGTAGCCGAGCGGGCCGACGGGAGCGAAGAAATCGATATTGGGCAACTGACCGATCTCGATGCGCTGCGCGGCATCAAGATAGATATTCGTATCCCAATAGTTCGCGCCCAGCGGCAGCCGCAAAGGCAGCATGAGGCCAACGACAACTGCCGCCGCGAACGCGACCAGCCAGATCAGCGGTGAACCAGCGAGCCGACCCAACATCTGCACGACGCCAAGCGCGGAGCCGGGCTTTCTGCCCTCTCTCATGTCCCCAACCGTCATGCCCAGATCCTTGGCCTTAAGGCCAACATGACAGAGAAACCTTACTCGTATCCTGCACAAGGCAAAGCCAATACACCCTGTGGTCGAGTGAACAGGCGCAACGCTCTCGGCGATATCGCACCGAGAACGTTCAGCACTATGCGACGCCGATCGCCCCATGACGGGCCGGGGCGCAATATCGCTTCCTGCGGAGCTGTCGCCGGATCGTTCTCACCGTTCGTGCGGAACGCTGATCTCCGCGAAACGGGCCGGCAAGGCGAAACCCAGTCCGAGTGGATCGTCGGCCTCGATAATGAAGGCGCCCTCGCCTGCGAGGTAGCTGAGGCCGCCGACCTCGACGGTGACCGCTCCTTCGGCGGGATAGGCAGCAGGTCCGAGGACACGCCCCGAGAAACGCCCGCCTGTGATACTGCGGAAACTCCGTGTCCGCCCCAGCCCGGCCAGCCCCTTGGCATGGTCGAGCGCCATGCGCGCGGTCACGCCCGAGCCGGTCGGTGAGCGGTCGATCTGCCGCTCGGCGAAGATGCAGAGGTTGAAACTGGTCTCGCCCGGTCCCGCCTCGTCGGTCACGATCGTCCCATAGAGAAAGCCGAGATCGGGCTCCGCCGGATGCGTGATCGGCGCGCCTGCCCGCACAGTGTCGGTGAGGGCAGCAGCAGCCTCGGTCAACCGCTCGACCGGGGTTTCGAAGAGATCGAGCCCGAAGCGCGAAGCTGGAAGGATGCAGTAGAAGGCTCCGCCATAGGCGATGTCGGTCGTAATGCGTCCGAAGCCCGGCACCTGGACCACACGGTCGCGGGCATGGACGAAGGCCGGCACGCTCTCGAAGCGCACCTCCCCGACCTTGCCTGCGGCGACGTCGCAGGCG includes:
- a CDS encoding bifunctional helix-turn-helix domain-containing protein/methylated-DNA--[protein]-cysteine S-methyltransferase yields the protein MPAEADFPAPAPGSDYDTVRRILAYITENWREQPTIEAIADAAGATPTDVHHLFRRWCGLTPKAFLQAITLDHAKGLLGSSASVLDTALEVGLSGPGRLHDLFVTHEAMSPGEWKSGGEGLRLSYGFHESPFGEALIVVTERGLAGLGWVSTSVDGGKVVGGRAEALADMMRRWPHADYRFDPASTRAYAGRIFDPKAWAAETPLRVVLIGTDFEVRVWETLLKIPVGRATTYGDVACHLGRPTAARAVGMAVGKNPISFVVPCHRVIGKSGALTGYHWGLTRKRAILGWEAGQTGGVTA
- a CDS encoding proline racemase family protein, producing MRLSYLDYHTCGEPVRIVTGGYPELTGATILDKRRQARDSHDHLRRAMMLEPRGHAGMYGVIPVEASHPEAAFGVLFTHNEGYSTMCGHATIALGRYAIERGLVPAVEPVTRFAIEAPCGLLRLACDVAAGKVGEVRFESVPAFVHARDRVVQVPGFGRITTDIAYGGAFYCILPASRFGLDLFETPVERLTEAAAALTDTVRAGAPITHPAEPDLGFLYGTIVTDEAGPGETSFNLCIFAERQIDRSPTGSGVTARMALDHAKGLAGLGRTRSFRSITGGRFSGRVLGPAAYPAEGAVTVEVGGLSYLAGEGAFIIEADDPLGLGFALPARFAEISVPHER